One stretch of Pirellulales bacterium DNA includes these proteins:
- a CDS encoding ArdC-like ssDNA-binding domain-containing protein, with protein sequence MATATDKAARPDIYTTVTNRIVEQLEAGTRPWLKPWNAEHAAGRIIEPWLRSNGYLN encoded by the coding sequence ATGGCTACCGCCACCGACAAGGCCGCACGGCCAGACATCTACACCACCGTCACCAACCGCATCGTCGAGCAGCTTGAGGCGGGCACAAGGCCCTGGCTCAAGCCTTGGAATGCCGAGCACGCCGCCGGCAGGATCATCGAGCCGTGGCTCCGTTCCAACGGCTATCTCAACTGA